From Apus apus isolate bApuApu2 chromosome 13, bApuApu2.pri.cur, whole genome shotgun sequence, a single genomic window includes:
- the SNCB gene encoding beta-synuclein isoform X1 produces the protein MQSGRLGIRRRAAMEVFMKGLSKAKEGVVAAAEKTKQGVAEAAEKTKEGVLYVGSKTQGVVQGVTSVAEKAKEQASQLGEAAFTGAGNIAAATGLVKKEEFPADLKPEEVAQEAVEEPLAEPLLEPEGENYEEPPQEEYQEYEPEA, from the exons ATGCAATCAGGACGGCTGGGAATACGGAGAAG AGCCGCCATGGAGGTGTTCATGAAGGGCTTGTCCAAGGCCAAGGAGGGGGTGGTCGCCGCCGCCGAGAAGACCAAGCAGGGGGTGGCCGAGGCCGCCGAGAAGACCAAGGAAGGGGTCCTCTATGTCG GGAGTAAAACTCAAGGTGTGGTGCAAGGCGTCACCTCAG TGGCTGAGAAAGCAAAGGAGCAGGCGTCCCAGCTGGGCGAAGCGGCGTTCACAGGCGCTGGCAACATCGCGGCGGCCACCGGGCTGGTGAAGAAGGAGGAGTTCCCTGCGGACCTGAAG CCAGAGGAGGTGGCCCAGGAAGCTGTTGAGGAGCCGCTGGCTGAGCCGCTGCTGGAGCCAGAGGGGGAGAACTACGAGGAGCCCCCACAG GAGGAATACCAGGAATACGAGCCAGAGGCATAA
- the LOC127390241 gene encoding LOW QUALITY PROTEIN: glutamate dehydrogenase 2, mitochondrial-like (The sequence of the model RefSeq protein was modified relative to this genomic sequence to represent the inferred CDS: substituted 1 base at 1 genomic stop codon) yields MAKKGFTVLLQGFGKVGLHTMKYLHKNEACCICAGXTNGATYIPRGTDPKDPENYEEDHGTIVYFPEAKPCDSSILEVLCDIFIPASIEKLLTRGSGSQVEALLVAEAAKGPTAPAAHEIFLQRNSNRPCHVTWDIYVNAGGVTIFFFKCLKNLNHIVYGCLSFKYKQKSSYHLLQSVQDSLEQWFGKTREEICIVLSPEFHVHVTC; encoded by the exons ATGGCCAAGAAGGGATTTACAG TGTTGCTGCAGGGCTTTGGCAAAGTGGGGCTACACACCATGAAGTACCTGCACAAGAACGAAGCCTGCTGCATCTGTGCTGGGTAGACAAATGGAGCCACTTATATTCCCAGAGGGACTGACCCCAAGGATCCAGAAAACTATGAGGAG GACCATGGCACCATAGTTTACTTCCCAGAAGCAAaaccctgtgacagcagcatcCTGGAGGTGCTCTGTGACATCTTCATCCCTGCCTCTATTGAGAAGCTGCTCACAAGGGGCAGTGGATCCCAGGTGGAG gctctgcttgtAGCAGAAGCTGCCAAGGGCCCcactgcaccagcagcacatgAGATATTCCTGCAAAGGAACAGCAATAGACCATGTCACGTCACATGGG ATATATATGTGAATGCAGGTGGTGTGACCATATTCTTCTTCAAGTGCTTGAAGAACTTGAATCACATTGTCTATGGCTGCCTCAGCTTCAAGTACAAGCAGAAATCCAGCTACCACCTCCTGCAGTCAGTGCAGGACAGCCTGGAGCAGTGGTTTGGCAAGACCAGAGAGGAGATCTGCATTGTCTTGTCCCCAGAGTTCCATGTCCATGTGACT TGCTGA
- the SNCB gene encoding beta-synuclein isoform X2, which translates to MEVFMKGLSKAKEGVVAAAEKTKQGVAEAAEKTKEGVLYVGSKTQGVVQGVTSVAEKAKEQASQLGEAAFTGAGNIAAATGLVKKEEFPADLKPEEVAQEAVEEPLAEPLLEPEGENYEEPPQEEYQEYEPEA; encoded by the exons ATGGAGGTGTTCATGAAGGGCTTGTCCAAGGCCAAGGAGGGGGTGGTCGCCGCCGCCGAGAAGACCAAGCAGGGGGTGGCCGAGGCCGCCGAGAAGACCAAGGAAGGGGTCCTCTATGTCG GGAGTAAAACTCAAGGTGTGGTGCAAGGCGTCACCTCAG TGGCTGAGAAAGCAAAGGAGCAGGCGTCCCAGCTGGGCGAAGCGGCGTTCACAGGCGCTGGCAACATCGCGGCGGCCACCGGGCTGGTGAAGAAGGAGGAGTTCCCTGCGGACCTGAAG CCAGAGGAGGTGGCCCAGGAAGCTGTTGAGGAGCCGCTGGCTGAGCCGCTGCTGGAGCCAGAGGGGGAGAACTACGAGGAGCCCCCACAG GAGGAATACCAGGAATACGAGCCAGAGGCATAA